The following proteins are co-located in the Siansivirga zeaxanthinifaciens CC-SAMT-1 genome:
- a CDS encoding SusC/RagA family TonB-linked outer membrane protein, translated as MRQNLFKILTLFFFVCAGAQSRDISGVVQDNSGFPIPGVNVLVKNTTKGAVTGFDGNFKITNVEIGSTISFSYVGYITKEIIFNDNSNLTIQLDEDVAKLDEVVVIGYGTQTKKEITGAVSVVGAETIEALKPTRIEQALQGQVAGVNISTNSGSPGAGSTISIRGVSTNGDSRPLILVDGNVIEDLSVINPSDIESINVLKDATAGIYGVRAANGVILIKTKTGRKSMPLSIEYNAYTGFQQTTRKIPVLNATEYGVLVNEAYAAGGSTPPYSDLTTLGIGTDWQDKVFQNAPIQNHNIAFKGGGKKSTYSYSGSFLTQDGIVGGNKSNFTRFTNSLNYSLDFLENFKLTSGVILTRTNKLNLSENALGSVLFNALNMAPNLTVYDENGEFTIAEGLGNEVINPIAQTSDTYNRGKVLRFSGNAGLSYNFLKHFTAQSNIQFNYSEVTSKIFSPIVNYGSGKVFNKDRSEVFEGLNFYRDYTFDAFIKYENNINDIHNINVLLGTSIFKTTGEFTGFRGFDIKENNVAYASIANASDVENINRALGRNPIFDSRLLSYFTRLQYDFKGKYLFSAVLRRDGSTSFGPQNKFGFFPSGSVGWIASDEDFLKDNKVFNFLKFRASYGILGNDRIGAFGFVSLLNGEGTYVFNDNLVFGLAAGRVANPEIKWEKQKTLDVGVDMKFLNNKIDVTADYFKRRTEDLLVSPEVSGIIGSSAPGSSSPIVNAGVVENKGFEFAIGYSESFNENLKFSLRYNITTIKNNVVSVSSEGGFLTGGSFGVGQDPPSRMEAGFPIGYFRGYKTNGVFQNQSEVEDYPVINSAVQAGDLRFVDINDDGVIDDDDKTDIGNPLPDATMGLNFSIDYKNFDFSAYAFASVGNEIVRNYERNQNLTNRPAYFLNRWTGEGSTNSDPRVSTGANSNGLFSDYFVEDGSFVRLQNVQLGYTFPNKEESKISKFRIYISASNLFTLTEYSGYDPTASTGAPIGGGIDQGFYPSPKTFLMGVNLKF; from the coding sequence ATGAGACAAAACCTCTTTAAAATTTTAACCTTATTTTTCTTTGTTTGTGCTGGAGCACAAAGCAGAGATATAAGTGGTGTAGTTCAAGACAACTCAGGTTTTCCAATACCCGGAGTAAATGTTCTGGTAAAAAACACAACAAAAGGAGCCGTAACAGGTTTTGATGGTAATTTTAAAATTACGAATGTTGAAATTGGCTCAACAATATCATTCAGTTATGTTGGCTACATAACCAAAGAAATTATTTTTAACGATAATTCTAATTTAACAATTCAATTAGATGAAGACGTAGCTAAATTAGATGAAGTTGTCGTTATTGGGTATGGAACTCAAACAAAAAAAGAGATAACAGGAGCTGTTAGTGTTGTTGGAGCAGAAACAATTGAAGCCCTAAAGCCTACAAGAATTGAACAAGCACTTCAGGGTCAAGTAGCCGGAGTTAATATTTCAACTAATTCTGGTTCACCAGGAGCTGGTTCTACAATTAGTATTAGGGGTGTATCTACAAATGGCGATAGCAGGCCTTTAATACTGGTAGATGGTAATGTTATTGAAGACTTAAGTGTTATAAACCCTAGCGACATAGAAAGTATTAACGTTCTTAAAGATGCTACAGCTGGTATATATGGAGTAAGAGCCGCTAATGGTGTTATTTTAATAAAAACAAAAACAGGCCGTAAAAGCATGCCTTTAAGCATTGAATATAATGCTTATACAGGTTTTCAACAAACAACAAGAAAAATACCTGTTTTAAACGCAACTGAATATGGAGTGCTTGTTAATGAGGCATATGCTGCTGGAGGAAGTACTCCGCCATATTCAGATTTAACAACTTTAGGTATAGGAACAGATTGGCAAGATAAAGTATTTCAAAACGCACCAATTCAAAATCATAATATAGCATTTAAAGGTGGTGGAAAAAAATCTACATATTCATACAGTGGATCTTTTTTAACACAAGATGGTATTGTGGGCGGAAATAAATCAAATTTTACCCGTTTTACAAACAGTTTAAATTATAGTTTAGATTTTTTAGAAAACTTTAAGCTTACTTCTGGAGTGATATTAACCAGAACAAATAAACTAAATCTTAGTGAAAACGCATTAGGCTCTGTATTATTTAACGCCTTAAATATGGCACCTAACCTAACTGTTTACGATGAAAACGGTGAATTTACAATTGCTGAAGGATTAGGTAATGAAGTTATTAACCCTATCGCTCAAACGTCAGACACTTATAATAGAGGTAAAGTTTTGAGATTTAGTGGTAATGCGGGGTTATCCTATAATTTTTTAAAGCATTTTACAGCACAATCTAATATTCAATTTAATTACTCTGAGGTAACTTCTAAAATATTTAGTCCTATTGTAAACTATGGTAGCGGCAAAGTATTCAATAAAGATAGAAGCGAAGTTTTTGAAGGATTAAACTTTTATAGAGATTACACTTTCGATGCCTTTATTAAATATGAAAACAACATAAATGATATTCACAATATAAATGTGCTTTTGGGAACATCTATTTTTAAAACAACAGGAGAGTTCACTGGTTTTAGAGGATTTGATATTAAAGAAAATAACGTTGCATATGCATCTATTGCAAATGCTTCAGATGTAGAAAACATTAATAGAGCACTTGGAAGAAACCCTATATTCGATTCAAGACTTTTATCTTATTTTACCAGACTGCAATATGATTTCAAAGGAAAATATTTGTTTTCTGCAGTACTTAGAAGAGATGGTTCAACAAGTTTTGGTCCTCAAAATAAGTTTGGGTTTTTCCCATCGGGTTCAGTTGGTTGGATTGCATCAGATGAGGATTTCTTAAAAGACAACAAGGTATTCAACTTTCTAAAGTTTAGAGCCTCTTATGGAATTTTGGGTAACGACAGAATTGGCGCCTTTGGCTTTGTGTCTTTACTTAATGGAGAAGGAACTTATGTTTTTAACGATAATTTAGTCTTTGGTCTTGCCGCAGGAAGAGTTGCAAATCCAGAAATTAAGTGGGAAAAACAAAAAACATTAGATGTTGGTGTGGATATGAAATTTTTAAACAACAAAATAGACGTTACTGCAGATTATTTTAAAAGAAGAACAGAAGATTTATTAGTATCTCCAGAAGTATCTGGAATCATAGGATCAAGTGCTCCTGGTTCTAGTTCACCAATTGTGAATGCTGGAGTTGTTGAAAATAAAGGTTTCGAGTTTGCAATAGGCTATTCAGAAAGTTTTAATGAAAATTTAAAATTCTCCCTAAGATATAATATAACTACAATAAAAAACAATGTTGTTTCTGTAAGTTCTGAAGGAGGATTTCTAACTGGCGGATCTTTTGGAGTGGGTCAAGATCCACCATCTAGAATGGAGGCAGGTTTTCCAATAGGATACTTTAGAGGCTACAAAACAAATGGTGTTTTTCAAAATCAATCAGAAGTAGAAGACTATCCTGTCATAAATAGCGCGGTACAAGCAGGTGATTTAAGATTTGTTGATATAAATGATGATGGTGTTATTGATGATGACGATAAAACAGATATAGGTAATCCGTTACCAGACGCTACCATGGGATTAAATTTTTCTATAGATTATAAGAATTTTGATTTTTCTGCCTATGCATTTGCATCTGTAGGTAATGAAATAGTTCGTAATTATGAGCGTAATCAAAACCTAACGAATAGACCAGCATATTTCCTAAATCGTTGGACAGGTGAAGGTAGCACTAATAGCGACCCAAGGGTATCAACCGGAGCAAACTCAAACGGATTATTTTCAGATTATTTTGTAGAAGATGGCTCTTTTGTAAGATTACAAAATGTTCAATTAGGATATACTTTTCCAAATAAAGAAGAATCTAAAATCTCTAAATTCAGAATCTATATTTCTGCAAGCAACTTATTTACTTTAACAGAATATAGTGGATACGACCCTACCGCATCAACAGGAGCACCAATTGGTGGTGGTATAGACCAAGGATTTTATCCTAGCCCTAAAACATTTTTAATGGGTGTAAACTTAAAATTTTAA
- a CDS encoding two-component regulator propeller domain-containing protein — protein sequence MKPTKPLFFLIISFLFLIVNSQERPPVETYTANDYGAETQNWSISQSKEKYIYVANNNGLLEFNGAKWKLYNSPNQTIIRSVCVINDYIYTGGNSEFGYWQKNNLGFLYYTSLSKELNVKFLEDEEFWNIISIDDYILFQSLKRIYIYNKTSKTFITIDSDNIIYKMFKVDGYIYFQKTKVGVFKIENGKSVLVSDDEILKNNRLVNVFSKNGNLLFETENQGFYILENNNLNKWDIPANDILSKISVFRSIELNDGSYYLGTRSNGVYHLTKNGDIIYNIDVIHGLSNNTVHGLFEDAENNIWLALENGINCINLKSPFSIYEDKNGRLGTVYTSKLFNGYLYLGTNQGLFYKKINVDEPFKGIDGVKDAVWCLVETDNMLFCGHDAGISIIDNNLAKKINGIQQGTWNIKPFINNNLLLLGTYNGLYILEKLDNNWVFKNKIKGFDVSSKFFEMYDNHIFVSHEYKGVFKLSISKDFSNFTKVEKYPEKAKELKSSILKYNNDLLYVNKEGVFKYNSKQNKFLKDSILSGLFKKDEYTSGKLILNESTNILWAFSKKKLSYISPDRISNVIKLNQISYSESLPIGLTGYENISHLNNQTYLIGTTNGFIKLDLDKVYNKSYEVSINSITKSTVKKIPEIVNKTTENVFKNKYNNLRFNYSIPEFQKYLDTEYQYLVEGLYPDWSNWSTNSSTLLENLPYGDYVFKVRARVGTNISKNIETFSFSIERPWYLVNSMLLVYVLLVILFSIFMHHVYKRYYRKQREKLLEKTTQELALKELENKQQLMRFNNDKLRQDIESKNRELASSTMSLIKKNEFLNSIKNELLNIEGNKAVKNVIKIIDRNINNSDDWNTFEEAFNNADKDFLKKIKTAHPSLTPNDLRLCAYLRLNLSSKEIAPLLNISARSVEVKRYRLRKKMNLQHESSLTDYILEV from the coding sequence TTGAAGCCAACTAAACCACTCTTTTTTTTAATAATAAGTTTCCTTTTTTTAATTGTAAATTCTCAAGAACGCCCACCAGTAGAGACTTATACAGCAAACGATTATGGAGCAGAAACTCAAAATTGGTCCATTTCTCAATCTAAAGAAAAATATATTTATGTTGCTAATAATAATGGACTTTTAGAGTTTAATGGTGCTAAATGGAAACTATACAATTCCCCAAACCAAACCATTATACGATCGGTTTGTGTAATTAACGATTATATTTATACAGGAGGCAACAGTGAGTTTGGTTACTGGCAAAAAAACAACCTTGGTTTTTTATACTATACTTCGTTATCTAAAGAATTAAATGTAAAGTTTTTAGAAGATGAAGAATTTTGGAACATCATTTCTATTGATGATTATATTTTATTCCAATCCCTCAAAAGAATCTACATTTACAATAAAACAAGCAAAACATTTATCACCATAGATTCAGATAATATTATCTATAAAATGTTTAAGGTTGATGGATATATTTATTTTCAAAAAACAAAAGTTGGTGTTTTTAAAATTGAAAATGGAAAATCTGTTTTAGTTTCCGATGATGAAATTCTAAAAAATAACAGATTAGTTAATGTTTTTTCAAAAAATGGAAATCTTCTATTCGAAACCGAAAATCAAGGGTTTTACATTCTGGAAAATAATAACTTAAATAAATGGGATATTCCTGCTAATGACATACTTTCAAAAATAAGTGTTTTTAGAAGCATTGAGTTAAACGATGGTAGTTACTATTTAGGAACCCGATCGAATGGCGTTTATCATTTAACTAAAAATGGCGATATAATTTATAACATCGATGTTATTCACGGTCTTAGTAATAATACGGTTCATGGCTTATTTGAAGATGCCGAAAATAATATTTGGTTAGCTCTGGAAAACGGTATTAACTGCATTAATTTAAAATCACCATTTAGTATTTACGAAGATAAAAATGGCAGGTTAGGTACTGTATATACCTCTAAACTTTTTAATGGTTATTTATACCTAGGTACCAATCAAGGATTATTTTATAAAAAAATTAATGTAGATGAACCTTTTAAAGGGATTGATGGTGTAAAAGATGCCGTTTGGTGTTTAGTAGAAACCGATAATATGCTGTTTTGTGGTCATGATGCTGGCATTTCTATTATAGATAATAACCTTGCTAAAAAAATTAATGGTATACAACAAGGTACCTGGAATATTAAGCCTTTTATAAACAATAATTTACTTTTATTAGGCACCTACAACGGACTCTATATTCTTGAAAAGTTAGATAATAATTGGGTCTTTAAAAATAAAATTAAAGGCTTCGATGTGTCTAGCAAATTCTTTGAAATGTATGATAACCACATTTTTGTTAGTCATGAATATAAAGGTGTTTTTAAATTAAGTATCAGTAAAGATTTTTCAAATTTTACTAAAGTTGAAAAATATCCAGAAAAAGCTAAAGAGTTAAAATCTAGTATTTTAAAATATAATAACGATTTATTATACGTAAATAAAGAAGGTGTTTTTAAATACAATAGCAAACAAAATAAATTTTTAAAAGACAGCATATTAAGCGGTTTATTTAAAAAAGATGAATATACCTCTGGTAAGCTAATTTTAAATGAAAGTACCAATATTTTATGGGCATTCTCAAAAAAGAAATTAAGTTATATAAGCCCAGACAGAATAAGTAATGTTATAAAGCTTAATCAAATTTCTTATTCTGAGTCGCTTCCTATTGGATTAACTGGTTACGAAAACATTTCACATTTAAACAACCAAACGTATTTAATTGGTACTACCAATGGTTTTATAAAGTTAGATTTAGATAAGGTTTATAACAAATCGTATGAAGTATCTATTAATTCTATTACCAAATCTACCGTTAAAAAAATTCCTGAAATTGTAAATAAAACCACAGAAAATGTCTTTAAAAATAAATACAATAATTTAAGATTTAATTACAGCATACCAGAATTTCAAAAGTATTTAGATACCGAGTATCAGTATCTTGTTGAAGGTTTGTATCCAGACTGGAGCAATTGGTCAACAAATTCATCAACATTATTAGAAAATTTACCTTACGGTGATTATGTTTTTAAAGTGCGCGCACGCGTTGGTACCAACATATCAAAAAACATTGAAACCTTTAGTTTTTCTATTGAAAGACCTTGGTATTTAGTAAATTCAATGCTACTGGTTTATGTTCTATTAGTTATTTTGTTTTCAATTTTTATGCATCATGTATATAAAAGATATTATAGAAAACAACGGGAAAAATTACTTGAAAAAACCACCCAAGAGCTCGCCTTAAAAGAACTAGAAAACAAGCAGCAACTCATGCGTTTTAATAACGATAAATTAAGACAAGACATTGAAAGTAAAAATAGAGAGCTTGCCTCATCTACCATGAGCTTAATTAAAAAGAATGAATTTTTAAATAGCATTAAAAATGAGTTGTTAAATATTGAAGGAAACAAAGCCGTTAAAAACGTTATTAAAATTATTGACAGAAACATTAACAACAGCGACGATTGGAATACTTTCGAAGAAGCTTTTAATAACGCCGACAAAGATTTCTTAAAAAAGATAAAAACAGCACATCCATCGCTTACTCCAAACGATTTACGTCTTTGTGCTTATCTTCGTTTAAATTTATCGTCTAAAGAAATTGCACCACTACTTAACATATCTGCACGAAGTGTAGAGGTGAAACGTTATAGATTAAGGAAAAAGATGAATTTGCAACATGAATCAAGTCTTACAGATTATATACTAGAGGTTTAG
- a CDS encoding head GIN domain-containing protein — protein MKTIVKVLVLFITTMLTAQNGIEKSIGDFNELKVYDLIEVTLVKSNENKVIIKGKKRESVVINNKNGTLKIKMKFKEIFDGNDTKVILHYKTLDVIDVNEGATVTSTDEIKQYEIDLRAQEGGSIKVPVNVTYTIIKAVTGGIIEVTGRSKSQDISLLTGGIYKAEHLETEKTDVSINAAGEAYIKASKIVDVKVRAGGDVFIYGHPETVNESTILGGRVKRMD, from the coding sequence ATGAAAACCATAGTAAAAGTATTAGTACTGTTTATAACAACCATGTTAACAGCTCAAAACGGCATTGAAAAAAGTATTGGCGATTTTAATGAGCTTAAAGTTTACGATTTAATAGAGGTTACACTTGTAAAATCTAATGAAAACAAAGTAATTATTAAAGGCAAGAAAAGGGAATCGGTTGTAATTAATAATAAAAATGGAACCTTAAAAATTAAAATGAAGTTTAAAGAAATATTTGATGGCAACGATACCAAAGTTATACTTCATTATAAAACACTCGATGTTATAGATGTTAACGAAGGTGCTACAGTAACAAGTACCGATGAAATTAAACAATATGAAATTGATTTAAGGGCTCAAGAGGGCGGAAGTATTAAAGTTCCTGTAAATGTTACCTATACCATTATAAAAGCTGTTACAGGCGGTATTATTGAAGTTACAGGACGCTCAAAATCTCAAGACATTAGTTTATTAACTGGTGGTATTTATAAAGCAGAACATTTAGAAACAGAAAAAACAGATGTATCTATAAATGCTGCTGGCGAAGCTTATATTAAAGCATCAAAAATTGTAGATGTAAAAGTAAGGGCAGGAGGTGATGTATTTATTTACGGTCATCCAGAAACTGTAAACGAAAGCACAATTTTAGGTGGTCGAGTTAAACGTATGGATTAA
- a CDS encoding YbjQ family protein, with product MILTTTHSVENYKIIEYLGIVTGVSSQLKMAFSFKTEKNMNLISDTINKAKDAAFNVLKDNASKLNANAIVGISLDMETESGSYIFVTVTGTAVNIVPK from the coding sequence ATGATTTTAACAACAACACATTCTGTAGAAAATTATAAAATTATTGAATATTTAGGTATTGTTACCGGTGTATCCAGTCAGTTAAAAATGGCTTTTTCTTTTAAAACAGAAAAAAACATGAATCTTATTTCCGATACTATTAACAAAGCTAAAGATGCTGCTTTTAATGTGTTAAAAGATAATGCTAGCAAGTTAAATGCCAATGCTATAGTTGGTATTTCTTTAGATATGGAAACAGAATCGGGCTCTTATATTTTTGTTACTGTTACCGGTACTGCTGTAAACATTGTGCCTAAATAA
- the rnr gene encoding ribonuclease R: protein MTRKKKGKSKKGISNLSNTILSILKKDRNQAYNYKQIAAKLDVNDASSRNQIIKKLADLAGKKEIEEVERGKFKAVITTEYHVGKLDFAAKSNGYVICEDFDDDVFIASNNINKALNGDEVEFYVYKRRHRGKLEGEITQVLKREKSEYVGVIQLHDKYAFVIADSNKMYKDIFIPINKTFNAEDGDKVLVRLEDWPEKADSPYGKVIQVLGKPGDHNTEIHAILAEYGLPHEFPHEVEAFANKLDTSITKEEIAKRRDMRGDLTFTIDPKDAKDFDDALSFKVIKKGLYEIGIHIADVSHYLQEGTVLDDEAYERATSIYLVDRVVPMLPEVLSNNACSLRPNEEKLTFSAVFQINDKAEIKNEWFGRTVTYSDARFAYEEAQAIIESKTNVIPADVSLTGEAYSTSQDIADAILKMDDLAKIMRAKRMSSGAISFDKVEVKFDLDEHANPVGVFFKTSKDANKLIEEFMLLANRKVSEFVGKKSPKKTFVYRVHDEPDDSKLANLQGIVSKFGYKLNFKDRKTTSASLNYLLKEVNGKKEQNLVDTLAIRSMSKAEYSTHNIGHYGLAFDYYSHFTSPIRRYPDVMAHRLLQHYLDGGKSANEEVYEEKCNHSSNMENLATKAERDSIKYMQIKFMQDHKDEDFVGVISGVTDWGIYVEIISNKCEGMVSVRDMKDDHYAFDQDLYAMVGRNTKMMYQLGDEVIVKVKNTDLVKKHLDFTLIGKYEG from the coding sequence ATGACAAGAAAGAAAAAAGGAAAATCTAAAAAAGGAATTTCCAACCTATCAAATACCATCTTAAGTATTTTAAAAAAAGACAGAAATCAAGCCTACAATTATAAACAAATTGCTGCTAAATTAGACGTTAATGATGCCAGTAGCAGAAATCAAATTATAAAAAAATTAGCCGATTTAGCTGGTAAAAAAGAGATAGAAGAAGTAGAACGCGGCAAATTTAAAGCTGTAATAACCACCGAATACCATGTTGGAAAGCTCGATTTTGCTGCTAAAAGTAACGGTTACGTTATTTGTGAAGATTTTGATGATGATGTTTTTATAGCCTCAAATAATATAAATAAAGCCTTAAATGGCGATGAAGTAGAATTTTATGTTTACAAACGTCGTCATCGCGGTAAATTAGAAGGTGAAATTACCCAGGTTTTAAAACGCGAAAAAAGCGAATATGTAGGTGTTATTCAGTTACACGATAAATACGCTTTTGTTATTGCAGATAGCAATAAAATGTATAAAGATATTTTTATTCCCATAAATAAAACCTTTAATGCAGAAGATGGTGATAAAGTTTTGGTTCGATTAGAAGATTGGCCAGAAAAAGCCGATTCACCTTACGGAAAAGTGATTCAAGTTCTAGGGAAACCAGGAGATCATAACACCGAAATACATGCTATTTTAGCCGAATACGGCTTACCTCACGAATTTCCTCACGAGGTTGAAGCCTTTGCTAATAAATTAGATACTTCTATTACTAAAGAAGAAATTGCTAAACGCCGCGATATGCGTGGAGATTTAACTTTCACCATCGATCCAAAAGATGCCAAAGATTTCGATGATGCTTTATCCTTTAAAGTAATTAAAAAAGGGTTATATGAAATAGGTATTCATATCGCCGATGTATCGCATTATTTACAAGAAGGTACTGTTTTAGATGATGAAGCTTACGAACGAGCAACTTCTATTTATTTGGTAGATAGAGTAGTACCTATGTTGCCAGAGGTTTTATCTAATAATGCCTGTTCTTTAAGACCCAACGAAGAAAAACTAACTTTTTCGGCGGTATTTCAAATAAACGATAAAGCCGAAATTAAAAACGAATGGTTTGGAAGAACAGTAACGTACAGTGATGCACGTTTTGCTTACGAAGAAGCTCAAGCAATTATAGAATCTAAAACCAATGTAATTCCTGCCGATGTTTCGTTAACAGGCGAAGCTTATTCAACGTCTCAAGATATTGCCGATGCTATTTTAAAAATGGATGATCTTGCTAAAATTATGCGTGCTAAACGTATGAGTTCTGGAGCTATTTCTTTTGATAAAGTTGAAGTGAAATTTGATTTAGACGAGCATGCAAATCCTGTAGGTGTATTTTTTAAAACCAGTAAAGATGCTAACAAATTAATTGAAGAATTTATGTTGTTAGCCAACCGAAAAGTATCGGAATTTGTTGGTAAAAAGAGTCCTAAAAAAACCTTTGTGTATCGTGTGCACGACGAACCAGACGATAGTAAATTGGCTAATTTACAAGGTATTGTATCTAAATTTGGTTATAAACTTAATTTTAAAGATCGAAAAACAACTTCAGCTTCGCTTAATTATTTATTAAAAGAAGTTAATGGTAAAAAAGAACAAAATTTAGTCGATACTTTAGCTATTAGAAGTATGAGTAAAGCCGAATATTCTACCCATAATATTGGTCATTACGGTTTAGCTTTCGATTATTACAGTCATTTCACATCACCTATACGTCGTTATCCCGATGTTATGGCACATCGTTTATTACAACACTATTTAGATGGTGGAAAATCTGCTAACGAAGAGGTTTACGAAGAGAAATGTAACCACTCTAGTAATATGGAAAATCTGGCCACAAAAGCAGAACGCGACTCTATAAAATACATGCAAATTAAGTTTATGCAAGATCATAAAGATGAAGATTTTGTAGGCGTAATTTCTGGTGTTACCGATTGGGGAATTTATGTAGAAATTATTTCAAATAAATGTGAAGGTATGGTAAGTGTGCGCGACATGAAAGACGATCATTATGCATTCGATCAAGATTTGTACGCCATGGTAGGAAGAAATACTAAAATGATGTATCAACTTGGTGACGAAGTTATAGTAAAAGTTAAAAACACCGATTTAGTTAAAAAACATCTCGATTTTACCCTTATTGGTAAATATGAAGGTTAA
- the rpiB gene encoding ribose 5-phosphate isomerase B, with translation MKISIGNDHAGTDYKFAIVKHLQSKGYTVNNYGTDSNDSVDYADFVHPVCKDIEEKISDLGILICGSANGVAMTANKHQKIRAGLCWNKEIVHLIRSHNNANVLCIPARFTAIQQAIEMVDVFLTTDFEGGRHQTRIDKIPLCS, from the coding sequence ATGAAAATTTCAATAGGAAATGACCACGCTGGTACCGATTATAAATTTGCCATTGTAAAACACTTACAATCAAAAGGATATACTGTTAATAACTACGGAACCGATAGTAATGATAGTGTCGATTATGCCGATTTTGTACACCCGGTTTGTAAAGATATAGAAGAAAAAATTTCAGATTTAGGCATTTTAATTTGCGGAAGCGCCAATGGTGTAGCCATGACAGCTAATAAACACCAAAAAATTCGCGCTGGCTTATGTTGGAATAAAGAAATTGTTCATTTAATAAGAAGTCATAATAATGCCAATGTATTATGTATTCCTGCCCGATTTACAGCAATTCAACAAGCTATTGAAATGGTTGATGTTTTTTTAACCACCGACTTTGAAGGTGGTAGACACCAAACAAGAATAGATAAAATTCCTTTATGCTCTTAA
- a CDS encoding cation diffusion facilitator family transporter, protein MSHNHHNHHSHNHADFKGRNLLISIFLNILITVSQVIGGIISGSLALLSDALHNFSDVLSLVVSYVANKLTKKQASFHRTFGFKRAEILAAFINASTLIIVAILLIIEAIKRFQNPEVIKSGLVIWMSVLGIVANGLSVLILKKDSNSNMNMRSAYLHLLTDMMASVAVLVGGLLMKFYQIYWIDSALTFAIALYLIYMGYDLLISSTKVLMLFTPDHIPLKKIVDEINAFEKIKNVHHVHVWQLNEDELHLEAHIDFNEDISISQFDEILKDIEELVFHKYDINHVNIQPEFSKPDAKDIIVQD, encoded by the coding sequence ATGTCTCATAACCACCATAACCATCACTCGCATAATCATGCCGATTTTAAAGGTAGAAATCTTTTAATTTCTATTTTTTTAAACATTCTTATTACCGTTTCTCAGGTAATAGGAGGTATTATATCTGGAAGTTTAGCACTTTTAAGTGATGCATTACACAATTTTAGCGATGTTTTATCGCTGGTTGTGAGTTATGTAGCTAATAAATTAACCAAAAAACAAGCTTCGTTTCATAGAACTTTCGGTTTTAAACGTGCCGAAATTTTAGCAGCTTTTATTAATGCTTCAACATTAATTATTGTTGCTATTTTATTAATTATTGAAGCTATTAAACGTTTTCAAAACCCAGAAGTTATTAAATCGGGTTTAGTTATTTGGATGTCGGTTTTAGGTATTGTTGCTAATGGTTTAAGTGTGTTAATACTTAAAAAAGATTCAAATTCTAACATGAACATGCGAAGTGCTTATTTGCACTTACTTACCGATATGATGGCCAGTGTGGCTGTGTTAGTAGGCGGCTTGTTAATGAAATTTTATCAGATTTACTGGATCGATTCTGCACTTACCTTTGCCATTGCCTTATACCTTATTTATATGGGATACGATTTGTTAATAAGCTCTACAAAAGTACTTATGCTGTTTACTCCAGATCATATTCCCTTAAAAAAGATTGTAGATGAAATTAATGCTTTCGAAAAAATTAAAAACGTACATCATGTGCACGTTTGGCAATTAAATGAAGATGAATTGCATTTAGAAGCCCATATCGATTTTAATGAAGATATTTCAATTTCTCAATTCGATGAGATTTTAAAAGATATTGAAGAACTTGTTTTTCATAAATACGACATTAATCATGTTAATATACAACCAGAATTTAGCAAACCCGATGCTAAAGATATTATTGTACAGGATTAA
- a CDS encoding GNAT family N-acetyltransferase, producing the protein MLTIEMKSFNDLTKRELYDLLQLRSEVFVVEQDCVYQDIDGKDEKALHVLGFKNNKIVAYTRIFKPGDYFEFSSIGRVVVAKNERAYKYGYDIMKASINAIETYFKVSKIKISAQAYLKTFYNNCGFVEVGETYLEDDIPHIAMIKY; encoded by the coding sequence ATGTTAACTATAGAAATGAAATCTTTTAACGACCTAACAAAGCGTGAATTATACGATTTGTTACAATTACGAAGTGAAGTTTTTGTGGTAGAACAAGATTGTGTTTATCAAGATATTGATGGTAAAGACGAAAAAGCGCTGCATGTTTTAGGATTTAAAAATAATAAGATTGTTGCTTATACACGTATTTTTAAACCAGGCGATTATTTCGAATTTTCCAGCATTGGTAGGGTAGTAGTAGCTAAAAATGAACGTGCTTATAAATATGGTTACGATATTATGAAGGCTTCTATTAATGCTATTGAAACATATTTTAAAGTTTCTAAAATTAAAATTTCTGCCCAGGCATATTTAAAAACGTTTTATAACAATTGTGGTTTTGTTGAAGTTGGTGAAACGTATTTGGAAGACGATATACCACATATAGCTATGATTAAATATTAA